The region CATGTACATACATAGTACTATCAGAGGGGCATTTGTTCAGCACGTGTGTGATATTTTTGGTTGCTTAATTGGTCAACCACGTGCTTATTACGTGTGCATATATATATTGGtaatggcaggcgacggggaaagATGCGTCACTCCGGGCAGCAGCAGCCGCTGGGAATAAATCATCGTCGGCAGGGCATCAGCAGCAAGGAAAGCAGCACGGGGGTTCACCCGAGTCGCCTTACTTCGGCTCCTCTTCCGTCCACTATGGCGGCCGGGACTTCTACGCCGGCGCCGAATCTCAGCGGCAgtatccggccgccgctgccgcaccGGCACCCAAGCACAAGGAAGACGGCGACACATCGGCAGCCACCCGGGGTGAGTGGTGGCAAGGTCGGTCCATCTCAACCTACCTCTCACGTACCATCCCTTTCCTaaagtactagtagtagtattgactGTCTCTACGTTTTGACTAACTGAACCCGTTTTTTTCCCAGGTTCCCTCTACTACTAGCACTAGCAGGAAAGAGAGACTGGTGTGAGATGAGATATAAATAAAATGTACAGCTAGCTACCTCATAATAGCATGCTTCATCATCGTTATTTCACTGGGTGGAGAAGATGGTCAGTCCAGCGATCATCAGCTTAACTAATTATTAAGCTACTGTTATGTTAGAGCTTGTGTGTGTCTACCTAGTTGGGACATGGGTCCTCTCATGTGTGTACTACTGTGCTCTTGTAATATGCCTTCTCACACTAATATATGGTCGTGCGCTTGTATGTGTGTGCTATGGTTTTGCCTCTCCATCATCAAATTAGTCAGGCTTACTGAAAAAATCGAGCACACTGAATTCGCGTCTCCTTAATGGCATTATATTGTAGAGAAAAGTGTGCATGGCACCCCAGCTTTGTCGAAAGTCATAAATAGATTGTCTTATGTATCTCTACGGGagttggtgtttgtaggttatcaaATGTGGTTTCGTCCCCCCTTGTTTGTGGAATAATCTAAATTAAATCGACGCTTTACTTTCTCTGTCCTACTTAAAACTATGTTATGTATTAACTCAATCAAATCCTACCAAAACCATGTGTTGCATTAACTTTTTTTCCCGAATATTACAGCACAAAATTATCACGATACACTAAGCCATGTGCGCAACAAGGCATGGAAGTGATCACGGAGCAGACAGATGGGGCTGCTCATCCCACCATGGCCTAGTCTAACTCTCTGGGATAATGTTCCTTCTTGCGTGGCGGCGGCCCTGGCCCAAAGATGCGCTTCGTCCTTGATTATAGAGCATAGGCACGAGACTGATGGTCGGTCACCGTCAAAGACTCAACCGTTCCGATGCTTCCAAAGCCACCATGCGGTGAGGATGATGAGGGAGGCCAGTCCTTTGCGAGCGGCGGTGGGCGGCATTGGTGCAAGATGCAGCCCACCAAGCATGGAACTCGATATCCTCATAATCAAATCAACCAAATCTTACTTAAACTTCAACTAAATCAAAATTGTCCTTACTTTCCTCTATACATACCCAAATCATGTAATTTTACCGAAATCTCAACCAAATCAAAAAAATTCTTCCCATCCCCTACCCATACTCATATGAAATCAAACTCAGCAAAATCTAGAATATGATGTGTGTCGGAttccgggctccgcagacccaagaaaggttcgaactcaggggcatttgcgaagaactcaacctctctagcCGATCGACTCGCTGCTCTCatgacctagctcgatgaaccggGAGGAAAtggacacggcagtttacccaggttcgggccaccttgcggtgtaaaaccctactcctgctttgtggtggattagcctcgcgggggatgaggatgaactagtacaaggggaagaacagcctcaagaNNNNNNNNNNNNNNNNNNNNNNNNNNNNNNNNNNNNNNNNNNNNNNNNNNNNNNNNNNNNNNNNNNNNNNNNNNNNNNNNNNNNNNNNNNNNNNNNNNNNNNNNNNNNNNNNNNNNNNNNNNNNNNNNNNNNNNNNNNNN is a window of Triticum dicoccoides isolate Atlit2015 ecotype Zavitan chromosome 2B, WEW_v2.0, whole genome shotgun sequence DNA encoding:
- the LOC119367779 gene encoding uncharacterized protein LOC119367779 yields the protein MDGKKKPTAAAGSSIVDDLFGPKDGAAASSAGYFSTVFPTPSGATGKDASLRAAAAAGNKSSSAGHQQQGKQHGGSPESPYFGSSSVHYGGRDFYAGAESQRQYPAAAAAPAPKHKEDGDTSAATRGEWWQGSLYY